GTGTACAGCACGAACTGCTCCAGCGCCTGAATCGCAATCACCTCAAGCCCGGTGATCACTCGCTTGCCTTCGGCCCGCGCCCGCACGATCAGCGGCGTCTCCGAAGGAATCGCCACCACGTCGAATACGGTATCCGCCGCTTTGATCACCTCAGGCTCGAACGCCAGTTGCCCCGCCTCAGGCCCGCCGTCCATGCCCACCGGCGTAACATTGATCACCATCTGCGGGCGCTCGTCGCCGAGTTCGGCCTGCCAGCGATAACCCAGGGAATCAGCCAAGGCACGCCCGGCCCGCTCGTTGCGGGCGACGATCAAACCGTTCCTGTAGCCGCCATCGCGCAAGGCACTCGCCACCGCTTTAGCCATGCCGCCGCTGCCGCGCAGGGCGAACGTCGAATCTTTCGGCACCGCGTGGCTTTCCAGCAACTGCTCGACGGCGATGTAATCGGTGTTATAGGCCTTGAGATGGCCGTTGGTGTTGACAATCGTATTGATTGACTGGATCGCCGCTGCCGACGCATCCAGTTCATCGACCAGGGCAATGCAGGCTTCCTTGAACGGCATCGACACGCCGCAGCCGCGAATGCCCAGTGCACGGATGCCGCCGACCGCGCCGGTCAGGTCCTGGCTGCTGAACGCCTTGTAATAGAAATTAAGGCCCAACTGTTCATACAAATGGTTGTGGAAACGCAGACCGAAATTCCCCGGCCGCCCGGACAGGGACATGCACAATTGGGTGTCTTTGTTCGGGTTCATCTGCATGAAACTTCTCCTTCAAACGCACTTTCGGATGGACGGGATTGGCCAGCCCACCGGGTTCTGAATCATCATTGCGGCTTGTTCGAGGCGCCGCGCTGTCGAGTAAAAAAGCCGCTACAGACCTTACACAAAATTTACCCAGCGGCTGTGCTGAATTTCGCAAATCTGCTGTCTTAGCTGTATCCCCGCGACAACTGTGGGCCTGGTTCAGGCCCAGCCGCCGGGTCGAAGAACCGAGGACTTATCATGATTCGTAAACTTCCCATCATGGCTTTGTTGATTGGCGCACTCGCCGTCACCGGCCAGGCTGAAGCGGGTGGTGGCCATGGCTGGCAGGGCCCTGCAGTGTTTGGCGCGATCGTCGGCTCGGCCATCATCGGCTCGGCACTGATCAACCAGGATCGGCCGGTGTACGTGCAGCAACAGCCGGTTTATGTTCAGCCGCAACCGGTCTACGTGCAGCAACCGCCGCCACCGGTCTACTACCAACCGGCGCCGGTGTATGTGCAGCAACCGGTTTACGTGCAGCCGGCCCCTGTTTACTACGGCCCGCCTCGCGGTTACTACGGTCGGCCCCATGGCTACTATGGCGGCCCGCATGGTTACTACGGCGGTCCACGCTGGTAAGCGCAACACAGAGCCCCGCTTTCGAGCGGGGCTTTTTTATGACCGCTGGTCGGCGAAGGTCCGAAAAAATCTCGCCGAGGTCGCTGTGAGGACAGTTCGAGCAGCTAAAGTCGGCATGATGGAATCGACCGTTGGGCTTTTTTTCATCAAACGGTCACCGCTTTGTCATGACGGAACCGCAATCTGAATCCGTCCGTAAACAACAGATCGATAACAACAAGGACGACTGTATGCCCACACAAAATCCGCACCGCATCGTCGGTTTGTGCACCTCGAGCAAAGTGTACAGCGCGCTCACCGAGCTCAAGCATCTGGAAGGCCATCGCTGCGCCAAGCTGCTGTCCCTGCTCGCCGAAAACCTCGTGCACAAGGGCCTGCTCAATGAACGCGAAGTCATGCACATGCTCGATCAGGTGGTCGAGTGACGCCAGACCTCACTGGCATCAATGACCACTATCGAAAGCGTTGATTGTCCGCAGCGCCGGCAAATCCCTAAGGTAGCCCCATCAGTTTGATGGAGGTTTTCCCATGGCTCAGGTTCAAATCATGTCGGTGATCGGCAGCGCAGTTCCCGCTTCGCTGCGCGCGTCGGGCTTGCTCGCCTGCTGGTATCTGGTGCGCGATGGCGAACCGATCAGCGGCCCGCTCACCTCTTTGCCAGCGGCGCAGGCCCTGTCGCAACAAGTGGCCAGCGCCGCGTTTCATGCCTAAGGCAATTGCACCTTGGGTTTGGTTTCGACGAACAGCGCCCAGCT
This genomic interval from Pseudomonas koreensis contains the following:
- a CDS encoding shikimate 5-dehydrogenase, with protein sequence MQMNPNKDTQLCMSLSGRPGNFGLRFHNHLYEQLGLNFYYKAFSSQDLTGAVGGIRALGIRGCGVSMPFKEACIALVDELDASAAAIQSINTIVNTNGHLKAYNTDYIAVEQLLESHAVPKDSTFALRGSGGMAKAVASALRDGGYRNGLIVARNERAGRALADSLGYRWQAELGDERPQMVINVTPVGMDGGPEAGQLAFEPEVIKAADTVFDVVAIPSETPLIVRARAEGKRVITGLEVIAIQALEQFVLYTGVRPNEAQFAAAVEFARS